The Pogona vitticeps strain Pit_001003342236 chromosome 6, PviZW2.1, whole genome shotgun sequence genome contains a region encoding:
- the LOC110081854 gene encoding uncharacterized protein LOC110081854, with the protein MELQRHSKSIGDPYRPPETLEQPCRQEPTNDVGQPIKLELEDEEGAVQMSPPKLSRPPMPSPGSALLQGLNGLPGAGKRTHIPGGTASDLEQGEPSHLGRYLLIDSQGLPYTVLVGEGVGSAEGNEGGSGGPLRKVYSCPVCSRTFEYLSYLQRHSITHSESKPHVCRACGKAFKRTSHLERHKYTHSGRKPHQCPICQRSFRDSGELSHHQRVHTGERPYQCEACHMRFGERNTLQRHIRRKHRLQLLPTP; encoded by the coding sequence ATGGAGCTGCAGAGGCATTCAAAGTCTATTGGAGATCCCTACAGACCCCCAGAAACCTTGGAACAACCCTGTCGACAAGAACCCACAAATGATGTAGGACAGCCCATAAAGCTGGAGCTGGAAGATGAGGAAGGGGCAGTCCAAATGTCACCACCTAAACTCTCTCGTCCTCCAATGCCTTCTCCTGGCAGTGCCCTTCTGCAAGGTTTGAACGGGTTGCCAGGAGCAGGCAAGCGAACTCACATTCCTGGAGGGACAGCATCGGACCTGGAACAAGGTGAGCCCTCCCACCTTGGGCGCTACTTGTTGATTGACAGTCAGGGGCTGCCATATACTGTGCTGGTGGGGGAAGGTGTGGGGTCAGCAGAGGGCAATGAAGGCGGGAGTGGAGGGCCCTTGCGTAAGGTGTACAGCTGCCCTGTCTGTTCAAGGACATTTGAGTACCTGTCATACCTGCAACGCCACAGCATCACCCACTCGGAGAGCAAGCCGCATGTCTGCCGGGCCTGTGGGAAAGCCTTCAAGCGCACCTCCCACTTGGAGCGCCACAAGTATACTCACTCAGGGCGGAAGCCTCACCAGTGTCCTATCTGCCAGCGCAGCTTCCGGGATTCTGGGGAGCTCTCGCACCATCAGCGGGTCCACACGGGCGAGCGGCCCTACCAGTGCGAAGCTTGCCACATGCGGTTTGGTGAGCGCAACACCCTGCAGAGGCACATTCGCCGGAAACACCGCCTACAGCTCCTCCCTACGCCATAG
- the ZNF784 gene encoding zinc finger protein 784, whose protein sequence is MDVQLVTVKEESGPVTPAVCHLCQEDLPLIDGPQGQVPQCQRCKSFPLESQSWLPGNPDILVHLSERPYCCSFCPKRFKRASDRRDHERVHTGERPYGCGICGKRFTQSSVLSGHMRIHTGERPFHCGVCLKSFNNGSNFRKHQRIHGHPLGCNDKGNHGKDTDFLPGKKQNQVAEGQNGCHLHGNIFCRQNGRPVAKEPKPSENQRSQDSKRRPNSPCGDRIHQDGSCSNGLRHHCDNAEHFKRMDLKWNHANCCDDLHVRQSSHGSINVKDLKQAVNCEGHVGSLGKNDSFFGPEIFGNGHCFRRVKYVSGEYYTKVRRQNRVGESHTEGEVKQPVESQDRKLQLDDNNYGKGHLLVGGNGTSIHKQSQEGRVKGYLVRRPNGGLFKGLKQNSKESVGSHLRQNDREGSPFSGLNPGTLEVRQNGSLRDAANGLRQNGTTYLGEVRQDSSTSKEKEVEFQASVPEKMNNFQPKMSSLTCPEGSTVLAWKRPSMGIMKEKVELEGCSPLDLPTNVSLWELETPEPYSLPYNISMSPRHHSLQDQFGSISQDWEEVNPTPCFPFHEPEPCDQHSPSAADSKPFLCFACPKQFRRATDLKEHLRVHTGERPFGCGVCGKRFTQSSALTTHRRLHTGEKPFECAVCCRRFNNSSNFAKHRRLHGQEGVRRGGKVAEKEQWCVKPH, encoded by the coding sequence ATGGATGTCCAATTGGTTACGGTGAAGGAAGAGTCAGGGCCGGTCACACCTGCTGTCTGCCACCTGTGCCAGGAGGACCTGCCACTCATTGATGGTCCCCAAGGACAGGTTCCACAATGCCAGAGGTGCAAAAGCTTCCCTTTAGAGTCTCAGAGTTGGTTGCCTGGCAACCCAGATATCCTGGTCCATCTCTCTGAGAGGCCCTACTGCTGTTCTTTCTGTCCCAAACGCTTTAAGAGGGCCTCAGACCGGCGTGACCATGAGCGAGTGCATACAGGTGAAAGACCATACGGTTGTGGCATCTGTGGCAAGCGGTTTACTCAGAGTTCAGTGCTATCTGGCCACATGCGTATTCACACTGGGGAGCGTCCCTTCCACTGTGGAGTCTGTCTGAAGTCTTTCAACAACGGCTCAAACTTCCGCAAGCACCAACGCATCCATGGCCATCCACTTGGTTGCAATGACAAGGGAAATCATGGGAAAGACACTGACTTTCTTCCtgggaaaaaacaaaatcaagtgGCAGAgggacaaaatggctgccatctacATGGCAACATTTTCTGTaggcaaaatggccgcccagtTGCCAAAGAACCGAAGCCCAGTGAGAACCAAAGAAGTCAAGACTCTAAAAGGAGGCCGAATAGTCCTTGTGGGGATAGAATACACCAAGATGGTAGCTGCAGTAATGGCTTAAGACATCATTGTGATAatgcagaacattttaaaagaatggacCTAAAGTGGAATCATGCTAATTGCTGTGATGACCTTCATGTGAGGCAAAGTAGTCATGGAAGTATCAATGTTAAGGATCTGAAGCAGGCAGTAAATTGTGAAGGACATGTTGGTAGCCTGGGAAAAAATGACTCCTTTTTTGGCCCAGAGATTTTTGGAAATGGTCACTGCTTTCGACGAGTGAAGTATGTGAGTGGTGAATATTACACTAAAGTCCGGAGGCAAAATAGGGTAGGGGAAAGCCACACTGAGGGAGAAGTGAAGCAACCTGTTGAAAGTCAGGATAGAAAGTTACAACTGGATGATAACAACTATGGGAAAGGTCATTTGCTAGTTGGTGGCAATGGGACCTCTATTCACAAACAGAGTCAGGAGGGTAGAGTCAAGGGCTATTTAGTAAGGAGGCCTAATGGAGGTTTATTCAAAGGGTTGAAGCAAAACAGCAAGGAAAGTGTTGGTTCCCATCTGAGGCAGAATGATAGAGAAGGAAGCCCTTTCAGCGGACTGAATCCAGGCACCTTAGAAGTGAGACAAAATGGCAGTCTCAGAGATGCTGCCAATGGCCTGAGACAGAATGGCACCACTTACTTGGGAGAGGTGAGGCAAGATAGCAGCACCAGCAAGGAGAAGGAGGTGGAGTTTCAAGCAAGCGTTCCAGAGAAGATGAACAATTTCCAGCCAAAAATGTCTTCCTTGACTTGCCCAGAAGGAAGTACTGTTTTAGCTTGGAAACGGCCCAGTATGGGTATAATGAAAGAAAAGGTTGAATTGGAAGGATGTTCTCCCTTAGACTTGCCTACCAATGTATCTCTCTGGGAACTGGAGACCCCTGAGCCATATTCCTTGCCTTACAATATTTCTATGTCCCCTAGACACCACTCCTTGCAGGACCAGTTTGGAAGTATCTCTCAAGACTGGGAAGAAGTGAACCCAACACCATGCTTTCCTTTCCATGAACCTGAGCCCTGCGATCAGCATTCCCCCTCAGCGGCTGATTCTAAGCCCTTCCTGTGCTTTGCATGCCCCAAGCAGTTTCGTCGTGCCACAGATCTGAAGGAGCATTTGCGGGTGCACACAGGAGAAAGGCCCTTTGGCTGTGGGGTATGTGGAAAGCGGTTCACTCAGAGCTCAGCCTTAACCACTCACCGGAGACTGCACACTGGGGAAAAGCCCTTTGAATGTGCTGTGTGCTGCCGACGTTTCAATAATTCTTCCAACTTTGCCAAGCATCGCCGGCTTCATGGGCAAGAGGGTGTAAGACGTGGTGGTAAAGTAGCAGAGAAAGAACAATGGTGTGTCAAACCacattaa